The Moorella glycerini genomic interval AAGGATATTCCCGTTCCTTATGGTATAATCCTGCAGCAGGCTATCTACTTCCGGGTTTAAAGAAAAGAAGGCGCCGCTACCGCCGGTGCGTTCAGCAATCAACTGGCGCATATCGACAATGGGTTTAAGGGTACCCAGCCTTTCCTCAGGGAGCCCCAGGATCATCCCCAGGCTGGTATCGGGATCGGCATCGACGGCATATACCGGGTAACCCTGCCGGGCAAAATGCGTAATTAAACCGGCAGCAATGGTAGTTTTGCCGACGCCACCTTTCCCGGAAATGGCCAGCTTCACTCGAACACCTCCTTTGTTCAAAAAAATGGACATACATTTTTCCGGTTACATTAGTGAACTTCTACACAAAGTCCGTTTTTCCTGCTACCCTTTCCCTGAACTGCTTGTTAATTTTTGCTCTCTTCTCATCCCGGGCAACAAATCATTCAATTTAATTTTATTGCTCCTGCACCTTTTAACCCTCTATTTCATCCAGTCAGCCAATATTATAAACCATTTGATACAAAAATGGAATAATTTTTGTTAATTAAGAAAGCGCTCACAAAAGAAAAAGCCTGCCATTACAAATTAACTTTTATCATAACGGCAGGCCTTATTTGTGTCAATAGGTTAATACAATAATTTTGCTTAATAAGCTTATTATCTAATTTTACTGTTCTTCTTTACTCACCAGTTTTGCTTCCAATTCAGCCACCCTTTTTTCCAGGGCCGCCATTTCGGCCTTAGTTACCAGGCCCCATTCATTACGCAGGCGGTTAATTTCTCTACTAACGGTTTCCTGAAGAAGGGCCTGCTGTTCTTTGCCTTTGTTTAGAAGTTGCTCAACGAAATTTTTTACTTCTTCCCGCCGGAGTTCCCCCTGGTGAACCAGCTCTTCGGCGACTTCTTCCGCTTTTTCCTTGGTCAGGAACATGGCTCCCAGGCCGGCGAGGAAAACTTTGCGCATGAGATCCAGCATAATCCTTGCCTACCTCCCTGTTTTGAATTACCTTCCTGGATTATTATACCATATTCCGGCCGGGTTATGTTGCGAGTTTAAAAAAGCTCCTTCAAGGAGCTTATGAGGTTGGGGCATCTTTTTTGGTAAAGGAATCTTTCGCGCCGCATTCAGGGCACTTGCGGGGTTTACAACGGGCGTCTTTTTCATAACCGCACTGGCTGCATTGCCAGACTGCCATGGCCGGTACCTACCTTTCTAATAATAGTTACTGATAAGATTATAAGCCGTCTATATCTGTCTGTCAAGGTTTAGTTGGCCTTGACTTGGTATACCTGGTATGAAATAATATAAATATCTGCCGTCAAGGAGGCTCTTGCCTTGCCCCCCCAAAGTAATATCCTTCCCGCTCCCCACCCCCGGCGTTGGCTCATCCTTTTTGCCGTCATGACTGCCGGTATAATGGGGCCTATTGATGGTAGCGTGGTAAATGTGGCCCTGCCAACTATTAGTAGGTTTTTTAATGCCGATTTAAATACGGTAGGCTGGGTGGCCATGGCCTATCTTTTAGTTTTAGGGAGCTTAATTTTAACCTACGGCCGCCTGGGGGATATGTACGGTTTTCGCCGGGTGCTTTTAATGGGGATTGCCATTTTTACAGTAGCTTCTGGAATCTGCGCCCTGGCACCCAATATCTGGGTCTTGATTGCCTTCCGTGCCATCCAGGCCATTGGTGCCGGGATGTTCATGGCCATGGGCCCGGCCATCATAACTTCCGTTTTCCCGCCTTACGAGCGCGGCCGCGCCCTGGGGACCAACGGTATGATTATTGCCACCGGCCTGGCCCTGGGACCGACCCTGGGAGGTTTACTAGTCACGGTAGCCGGGTGGCAGGCCATCTTTACCATTAATATTCCCATTGGTATCCTTAGTTATATCTTATGCCGGCAGGTAGTACCGGCGCCGAAAGATTTACAACTGCAGCGGTTTGATTTAACCGGTGCGGCCCTGGGATTTTTCTCTTTGAGCGCATTCCTGCTGGCCGGCAGCTATGGCGAAGAATGGGGCTGGACTTCACCGGTCACCTTAATACTGGGTTTGATGTTTTTAGTTGGTACCTGGGCCTTTATCCGCTGGGAGCGCCGGGTTGAACAACCCATGCTGGATTTAACCCTGTTCCATAATAAGGTGTTTACTGCGGCCAACTTTGCGGCCTTGATGAACTTTATGTCCCAGTATGCCATGATTTTTTTGATCCCTTTTTACCTGCAGCAAGTATTGAGCTACAGTCCCGGGCAGGCCGGTTTAATTTTAACGGCTTCTCCCCTGGTGACTCTCTTGATCGCCCCTGTTAGCGGGGCCTTATCGGACCGCCTGGGGACACGCTGGCTGGCCTTTACGGGGCAAGCTATCGTCAGTATGACCCTTTTCCTGATGGCCGGTCTAAAAGTTACTTCCCAGGCCCTGGATATTATCTGGCGTTTATGCCTCTTTGGTTTGGGCACAGCAATCTTCCAGTCCCCCAATAATAGCGCTGTGATGGGTAGTGTCCCCCGCTACCGGCTGGGTATTGGCTCCGGTGTCCTGGCTACGGTCCGTAATGTGGGTATGGTGCTGGGGATAGCCGTTAGCAGCGGCGTCTTTACCTGGCAACGGGCGGCCAAACTGGCTATCCTGGGACCAGCCGGCACCACCGCGGCTTTTATGGCCGGGTTGAAGGCCGCCTTCCTGGTTGGTGCTTGCCTGGCTGCTGCCGGTGCCCTGGCCTCCCTGGTAAGGAGCGATAATTTACCCTCAAGCGGGCATTAAGGTATTGCCTGCCGGTCACAGGCATGTTAAAATATGAATGCTGCCGGGATGTAGCTCAGTTTGGCTAGAGCACCTGCTTTGGGAGCAGGGGGTCGCAGGTTCAAATCCTGTCATCCCGACCAGCGTTTTGGGCCAACGTAGCTCAGCCGGTAGAGCAACTGACTTGTAATCAGTAGGTCAGGGGTTCGAATCCCCTCGTTGGCTCCAGGGAAAGCTAGAAACGCCAGCTGTTCCGTTAATGAGGTCGCTGGCGTTTCCTGTTTTTAAAGGGTTAAGCCCATGGAGATGTATCTTTATGGTTTCTGCCATGTTCTGCCTGGCCTCTAGCGGCGTATTGCCGGTCGCAATGCAGCCGGGAAGGTCGGGCGAATAAGCGGAATAATTGCCGCCGGGTTACTTTTCCTCCTTTAATTTCGCTTGCTTTAAAATACTGTTCAAGGCGCCTGGAGCCAGGTCGTCATTTGGGTGCCCTGCTGTAGTGACGCGTCCCGGCTTTACAGGGTGCTTGCATTGCCGGTGACTCCCCTTCGGGGTAACGAAGGGAACCCTGGTAGCAGCAGGGCTTACCACTTCGATAACGGTCAGAATCTCATTCCCCATAATATCTACTACCTGGACCGCAATAGTCCTTTCTTTTGTCGTTGCCAGGATTGCCCGGGCGAGAACAGGTACGGGCGGCACGTTTTTACCGCAATCCCGCCAGGCCTGCCACCGGCTTTTAAAAACCCGGCCGTCATAATCCCAGTCCACGGCCCAGTAATCGATGAGATGGGCAAAGTTCTCCCGGGAAACTAAATTTACAGCCTCCAGGCGGTTGTTGTCTTTACGGGATAGCTGACCGGCCGGTACTGCCGGCAGGGAGTACCCTTCCAGGACGACGGTTATCTCTTCCCGGCCGCTGGCCAGCGGCTTTATCTCTGCCCGGGTGATTAAACGGGGCTGCTCGTCAATCCCCGGACAGGCCTGGTCCCTAGTAACAGGGGGCATACGGTCGCCAGGCAGGCCTGCCGGCTGCACCTTCTCAATGATAAAGGGCCCGGTCCCTGCCGCCACCAGACGTTTGCGGGCCACCTGCAGTCCGGTCCTACCCATCTCACATCCCAGCCAGCGCCGTCCCAGTTCTGCGGCCACTACCAGGGTAGTGCCGGAACCACAAAAAAAATCAGCCACCAGGTCCCCGGGATTGGAGGAAGCTTTTATAATGCGTCGCAGCAGGCTTTTATTTTTCTGGGTGGCAAAGCCGGTCTTTTCCCTGGAGAAGCTTTTGATCTGGATGGAATCCAGGCTCTCTTCCCCTTTTAATTCGAATTCCATGGGGTTAGCGTTCCACACATCTTCAATAGGATAGCCTTTCCCCGTCGTTTCCTGGCCGCCGCGGCGCCGGTAACCAGGTGGGTAGGGTATGTATTCTTTGTTAAAGGTAAACTTCTCCGGGTTTTTAACGTAGAAAAGCAGGGTGTCGTGGTTGCGGACCCAGTTGCGCACGGCATTCTTGTACCCGGAAATCCAACCAATCCGCCAGATAATCTCCCGTTGGAAGGAGACCGGGCCAAAGATTTCATCCATGATTACCTTTATGTAATGACTGATGCTGGCATCCAGGTGGACATAGATGCTGCCGTCCGGCGCCAGCAGCTTTTTCATGAGCTGGAGGCGGGGGTAGAGCATATCCAGGTAGGCATCTATGCCACCGGCCCAGGTATCCTGGTAGGCCGGGCGTTCGATTACCGGGACTTCCTGGCCGGCTGCCGTGCCGGTAATGGGAACCCGGTGACTGTAATTGGCCTGGCTGAAAAAAGGAGGGTCGATGTATATCAAGTTAATTTTACCTTCATACCCTTCGGCCAGGAGGGCGAGCATGGCCTGGAGGTTGTCACCGTAAATAAGGCGGTTGCGATCTGGATTTCCCGCGGCGATTTCTTGTTGAGGCATCTCGTCCTGGCCTGCTTGGGGGATGACCAGCTCTTCAGCCTGGAAAATAAATTCACCCGCCTGTGGTTCCCCCGCCGGTTTTGTCTCCCAGACCAGCCGGGCAGAATTACGCGGGGGCAGGCGCCTGTTAGCCATGGCTGTCCTCCATCCTTTATTTCTAGGCTTGCCGCCTGGGAGGCGCACGAGGGTAACTGCCAGACCGGGACTTCTTAACCGCAACCGGCCGGCATCATGATGGCCGCCTTCAGGCTCTCTTCCCGGATCTGCTCCAGGATGCGGGTCTTGAGCTCCAGGAAAACCCGGGAATTTTTGATTTCAAAGCTCCGGGGCCGGGAAAGGGGAACGGGGATGCGCGCCTTGAGGCGGCCCGGCCGGGCCGTCATGACATAAACAGTATCCCCTAAAAAGATGGCTTCTTCCACGTCGTGGGTGACAAAAAGGATGGTCTTGCGGGTTTCTTCCCAGACCTTGAGAAGCAGTTCTTGCATGACCAGGCGGGTCTGGGCGTCCAGGGCGCCGAAGGGTTCGTCCATGAGGAGGATATCAGGGTCGTTGGCCAGGGCGCGGGCAATGGCCACCCGCTGCTTCATACCGCCGGAGAGGCTTTTGGGAAAGGCATCGGCAAAGGCCGCCAGGCCGATAATATTCAGGTAGTGATCGACAATCTCCCGGCGCCGGGCAGCATCTATCCCCTTCAGGGTGAGACCAAACTCGATATTCTGGCGCACCGTCAGCCAGGGGAAGAGGGTATAGCTCTGGAAGACCATACCCCGGTCCGGCCCCGGTTCCTGGATCAAACGGCCGTCTTTGTATACCTGGCCGCTGCTGGCTTCCGCCAGGCCGGCGATGATGCGGAGCAGGGTGGATTTACCGCATCCCGAAGGACCCAGGATGGTGACGAACTCTCCCTCCTGGACCTCCAGGGAGATGCCCTCCAGGGCGGTAATCTTTTGGCGCTTAAAATTAAATTCCCTGGCCAGGTTGACAACTGCCAGCTTCTTTCCGGAAACGCCGGGGGCTGCGGCCAGTGCCATAGTTATACCTCCCTCTCCGTCCAGGGGAATAAAAGGCGATTGAGTGCCTTAAATGCCATATCGCAGATAATCCCCAGGACGCCGATGGTCAAAATGCCGACGAACATATCCGGGGTACTCAGTTGCCGACCGGCATTCATGATCAGGAAGCCCAGGCCGGAATTGGCCGCTACCAGTTCGGCGACGATGACATAGGTCCAGGCCCAGCCCAGGGTGACCCGCAGGGTATCCATTATCCCCGGCAGGGCCGCCGGCAATATGACCCGCCGGAAGACCTCCAGCGGGCGCGCGCCCAGGGTATAGGCGGTATCAATCAGGTCCTGGGGAACGTTGTGGGTGACATCCATAATCATCAGCACGAGCTGGAAAAATATCCCTATAAAGACAACGCCTATCTTCTGGGCTTCAAAAATGCTCAACCAGATTATGGTAAGAGGAATAAAGGCTGAGGCCGGCATATAACGAAAAAAGGCCAGCAAGGGCTCAAAAAAAGCCTCGGCTACCTTCAGGCTACCCATAAGGATCCCCAGGGGTACGCCGATGGCTGCGGCCAGGAGAAAGCCGGTAGTAACCCGGAAAAAGCTGATGCCAATATCGCTAATTAAACCGTTAGCCGCCAGGTCGACGGCCGCCCGGGCTACAGCACCGGGCGGCGGCAGGTGGGAAGGCGGCAGGTGGCCCACCGTTACCCCCAGGTACCAGAATAACAGGAGGAGGGCAAAGGCAGCCACGCTCAGGCTGAAGTATAGTTTTCCCGGAATGGGGCTATTGAGTTTAAGGTACTTCCTCATCTACACAGCACCGTATTTCCCTGAATTCAGATTTTGGCTTTGTTGACGAAGGTCGGGTCAAGCATGGTTTTAGCGTCCGGTTTCGCTTTAATTACTTTGTTGTTAAACCCGAAATCGATGGCCTGCTGCAGGGAGGTATAGAGGGTGCCGGGTTTGTCGGCCGTGCCGAACATCTCCTTATTCTGGGCCAGGTTGAAGAGGCGCAGGGTTTCCAGGTTGCTTTCAAACTCTTCCTGTTTAATTCCCAGCCCCTTGGCCATAATGGCATTGGCCTCGGTTTTATTGTTTTCCCAGTACTGCATAGCTTCAGCCAGGGCATCGACCATGGCCTGGAGGGCTTGGGGATGTTTCTCGGCCCAATCGCTCCGCAGGGCGACTGTATCCATTATCAGCCCCGGGGTTTCTTTTGAGGTTGCCAGGAGATTGCCTTTGTTTTCCTTGACTGCCTTACTCAGCCAGGGTTCCCAGGTGACGGCAGCATCCACTTTCCCGGCTACGAAGGTCGAGCCGGCGTCGCTAGCGGACATCTGGATATGGCTGATGTCCTTTTCCGTCATGCCGTTTTTGGCCAGGATGGCCAGCAGCAGGATGTGGCTGGCGGTACCAAAGTCATAGGCCACATTTTTACCCCTGAGGTCTTTTATGGTCTTAATCTCCGGTTTGGCCAGGATGCCGTCGCCGCCGTAAGAATCGTCCAGGGCCCAGATCACTTTCAGGGGAATGCCGGC includes:
- a CDS encoding phasin family protein, translated to MLDLMRKVFLAGLGAMFLTKEKAEEVAEELVHQGELRREEVKNFVEQLLNKGKEQQALLQETVSREINRLRNEWGLVTKAEMAALEKRVAELEAKLVSKEEQ
- a CDS encoding RCKP-type rubredoxin-like domain-containing protein; protein product: MAVWQCSQCGYEKDARCKPRKCPECGAKDSFTKKDAPTS
- a CDS encoding MFS transporter produces the protein MPPQSNILPAPHPRRWLILFAVMTAGIMGPIDGSVVNVALPTISRFFNADLNTVGWVAMAYLLVLGSLILTYGRLGDMYGFRRVLLMGIAIFTVASGICALAPNIWVLIAFRAIQAIGAGMFMAMGPAIITSVFPPYERGRALGTNGMIIATGLALGPTLGGLLVTVAGWQAIFTINIPIGILSYILCRQVVPAPKDLQLQRFDLTGAALGFFSLSAFLLAGSYGEEWGWTSPVTLILGLMFLVGTWAFIRWERRVEQPMLDLTLFHNKVFTAANFAALMNFMSQYAMIFLIPFYLQQVLSYSPGQAGLILTASPLVTLLIAPVSGALSDRLGTRWLAFTGQAIVSMTLFLMAGLKVTSQALDIIWRLCLFGLGTAIFQSPNNSAVMGSVPRYRLGIGSGVLATVRNVGMVLGIAVSSGVFTWQRAAKLAILGPAGTTAAFMAGLKAAFLVGACLAAAGALASLVRSDNLPSSGH
- a CDS encoding DNA methyltransferase; the protein is MANRRLPPRNSARLVWETKPAGEPQAGEFIFQAEELVIPQAGQDEMPQQEIAAGNPDRNRLIYGDNLQAMLALLAEGYEGKINLIYIDPPFFSQANYSHRVPITGTAAGQEVPVIERPAYQDTWAGGIDAYLDMLYPRLQLMKKLLAPDGSIYVHLDASISHYIKVIMDEIFGPVSFQREIIWRIGWISGYKNAVRNWVRNHDTLLFYVKNPEKFTFNKEYIPYPPGYRRRGGQETTGKGYPIEDVWNANPMEFELKGEESLDSIQIKSFSREKTGFATQKNKSLLRRIIKASSNPGDLVADFFCGSGTTLVVAAELGRRWLGCEMGRTGLQVARKRLVAAGTGPFIIEKVQPAGLPGDRMPPVTRDQACPGIDEQPRLITRAEIKPLASGREEITVVLEGYSLPAVPAGQLSRKDNNRLEAVNLVSRENFAHLIDYWAVDWDYDGRVFKSRWQAWRDCGKNVPPVPVLARAILATTKERTIAVQVVDIMGNEILTVIEVVSPAATRVPFVTPKGSHRQCKHPVKPGRVTTAGHPNDDLAPGALNSILKQAKLKEEK
- a CDS encoding ABC transporter ATP-binding protein gives rise to the protein MALAAAPGVSGKKLAVVNLAREFNFKRQKITALEGISLEVQEGEFVTILGPSGCGKSTLLRIIAGLAEASSGQVYKDGRLIQEPGPDRGMVFQSYTLFPWLTVRQNIEFGLTLKGIDAARRREIVDHYLNIIGLAAFADAFPKSLSGGMKQRVAIARALANDPDILLMDEPFGALDAQTRLVMQELLLKVWEETRKTILFVTHDVEEAIFLGDTVYVMTARPGRLKARIPVPLSRPRSFEIKNSRVFLELKTRILEQIREESLKAAIMMPAGCG
- a CDS encoding ABC transporter permease, with product MRKYLKLNSPIPGKLYFSLSVAAFALLLLFWYLGVTVGHLPPSHLPPPGAVARAAVDLAANGLISDIGISFFRVTTGFLLAAAIGVPLGILMGSLKVAEAFFEPLLAFFRYMPASAFIPLTIIWLSIFEAQKIGVVFIGIFFQLVLMIMDVTHNVPQDLIDTAYTLGARPLEVFRRVILPAALPGIMDTLRVTLGWAWTYVIVAELVAANSGLGFLIMNAGRQLSTPDMFVGILTIGVLGIICDMAFKALNRLLFPWTEREV
- a CDS encoding ABC transporter substrate-binding protein: MVKKLRRIVIAFLVLALFSITLAGCGGGGSKQQAADKQAGGGQEQQLTPVKLTMTTWSGYGPLFLARDKGFFKKHGLDVQLIVIQGLGERKQALAGNQVDGIATTLDIETQIAAAGIPLKVIWALDDSYGGDGILAKPEIKTIKDLRGKNVAYDFGTASHILLLAILAKNGMTEKDISHIQMSASDAGSTFVAGKVDAAVTWEPWLSKAVKENKGNLLATSKETPGLIMDTVALRSDWAEKHPQALQAMVDALAEAMQYWENNKTEANAIMAKGLGIKQEEFESNLETLRLFNLAQNKEMFGTADKPGTLYTSLQQAIDFGFNNKVIKAKPDAKTMLDPTFVNKAKI